The Deinococcus radiopugnans ATCC 19172 nucleotide sequence CCCAGGCCAGCGCCAACGCTTCCGCGATCCGCAGGCCGCTGTGGCCGCACAGCAGCAGCAGCGCGGTCATGCGGGCGTCGGCGGCCCCCAGCAGGCGGGTCATTTCCTCCTCGGTGTACGGCTGGCGCTTGTCCCAGGCGGCGGTGGAGTCCGGGGCGGCTCGCGCGTCTGCGAAGGCGTCCTCGGTGGTGGCCCCGGCCCAGCGCAGCGCCTTGTACAGCGTCCGCGCCCCGGCCAGCTTGACCCGCACGGTGGCCGCGCTCTTGCCTGCCGCTTCCAGGTGCCGCAGGTAGAGCGCCCCTACGTTTGCGCCGGGACTCAGCAGGTTCACGGCGTTGTCGGTGGCGTAGGTCAGGAACGCGCGGACAGCCTCACCGTAGGTCCGCAGGGTGTGCGGGCTGACCCGTGCCCCGGCGGCCCCGTGCGTGGTCAGGTACGCCTCGGTCAAGGCCCACAGCGTGTCCGGGTCTTTGTCGCGGGCGGCCACGGCGGCACGGCGGTGCAGTTCCTCAGTGTTCAAGGTGGCGAGGTGCGAGGCGCGGGCGACGAGGTCACCCCGGTAGAAATCGAGGGTCATTTCGCCGCCGGACGCTTGAAGATGAACCACTGGCGCTGAATCTTGCGCGGGTCAGTCAGTGCCTCAATTTTGTCCTGCTGGTCTTCGTACACGCTGACCAGCTCCCACCCGTCCCGGCCCACGAAGTTCAGGAACTCTGGGAAGAAGAAGCTGGTGCTTTTTCCCTTCGTCAACTTCTCCATGAATGTGGGAAAGTCATCGGAGCCGACGTCTGTCCCTGGGGAACTCCACGAGTAGATGTTTCCGTTTTTGAGATCGTCTGAATTGCGGGCAGCCAGTTGAATGTAGGTGGCGTATTCCCACTGGGTCGCCTGGGCCATCGAGGGTAAAGACAGAAGCAGCAGTGGCAGAAGCAGGCGTTTCATACCCCACGATAACAAAAGTTGTCAGGGGGTCTTGCCTATAACTCTAAAATAAGTTACTTTCAGGTATGAAAAGTTTTCTAGAAGTGCGGCTGGTCACGGACAGCGATGTCGTCCTCAACCTCTCCCTCCCCACTGGTCTCGACGCGGCAACCCTCCTGCAACGGCTCCCCGCGTTCCTCGCCGAACCCGTCAGCACGCCCGAGGGCAGCATCAGCGTCAAGGACGCCGAAGCCATCAAGGCCATCGGCAAGCGATATGCCCCGCTGGCCGCGCATCTGGCCGCCCTCCCCAGCACCACGCCCACCGTGACCCTCAGCTACAGCGAAATTGAGAAGATCCTCGGCGCTGACCTTCCGGCAACCGCCCGCAGCACGCATGCCCCCGCGTGGTGGTCCAACACTGAGACCCACTCCCAGGGCAAGGCGTGGCTGGCGGTGGACTGGAAAACGAGCAACATCAACCCCAGTGCCGAGACCGTCGAGTTCCGCCGCAGGTAGGGCGGCAGGCCGCATCCGGCGCATACGCTGGACACCCGGCGCATACCGCGCTATGTTGAAGAAATCAAAGGCGGCCTTCGGGTCGCCTTTTTCGTTTGCGCTGCTGGGACCGCTCGCAGACCTGCGCCCGTCGGCCCCATCCGCCCCTGCGATATCACGCAGTAGCCCTGGCCAGCGCATCGGCATCCAGGGACATAGAGGATTGGCATGCTTCCTTCCCAAGCGGCATCCAGCGCACGTTCACCCTCAGCAACGCGCTATCTGGTCTTGCAAAGGTCCCACTACAAGGTGTAAGGGCATGAATGGAAGCCTGCATAGCTCCTTTTGATCCTCAACCGCTCGAGGTTCGTCCACAAGAACATCCTGAAAAGCCTTGGGGCTAAAGCCGGCGCCGGCGAGGGCCAGAATTTTAGCCGGGCGGGTTGCAAAAATGTGTTGCCGGCGTAGGTCGCTGTGCAACTGATTTTTACAACACCGGAAGGAGCCTCCCATCAGGGCGCCGGGAACGCCGCTCAAATCTTCGTTTCCGCACGCCTCTAAACTTCAGATCCGGAGGGCTCTCA carries:
- a CDS encoding tyrosine-type recombinase/integrase, yielding MTLDFYRGDLVARASHLATLNTEELHRRAAVAARDKDPDTLWALTEAYLTTHGAAGARVSPHTLRTYGEAVRAFLTYATDNAVNLLSPGANVGALYLRHLEAAGKSAATVRVKLAGARTLYKALRWAGATTEDAFADARAAPDSTAAWDKRQPYTEEEMTRLLGAADARMTALLLLCGHSGLRIAEALALAWADVDLSARALTVKNGKGGKTRRVNLSRSLGAALEALETMEGWEDLVIGGGVDAARERLGWLCKRAGVGNKGFHALRHYAGTKLVREGHSLDAAARHLGHASIETTRIYAKWADDGLREALDEW
- a CDS encoding DUF7662 domain-containing protein — encoded protein: MKSFLEVRLVTDSDVVLNLSLPTGLDAATLLQRLPAFLAEPVSTPEGSISVKDAEAIKAIGKRYAPLAAHLAALPSTTPTVTLSYSEIEKILGADLPATARSTHAPAWWSNTETHSQGKAWLAVDWKTSNINPSAETVEFRRR